A window of Hordeum vulgare subsp. vulgare chromosome 5H, MorexV3_pseudomolecules_assembly, whole genome shotgun sequence genomic DNA:
CTGGCGTGTGTTGAGGAACGGAGGAAGGGGCCGGCACGACACTCCTCCATGTCGGTCTCAAGCGAGGATGGCAGGACGCAAGGGATGCTCCTTGTTAACCGCTGACGGCGGCTAGCTAAGTCAGGATAGAGATTAGGTCGTGGGCGTGGTTGTGCGGCTATGCGGGAGTTAGAGTAAACGATTGTGGGAAGATGCGGCTCGTGGGCGTGTGGTGACAGAGTGGGCTTTTGGGCTGCTGGACTGGAAACAAGTGGATTGGGCCAATATACCTATGTAATATGGGTAATTCGGGTTGTTCGGGTTCTTAGGGTACAAACCCAAAATTTCTGAATAAATTTCGGGTTTCTGAAGTTGCTACCCGAATAGATGCTTGGGTTTTTCGGGTTCGGGCTTCGGGTTTCGGGTTTTATGCCCAGCATGACCCCTTGGTCTTCTCCATGAATCTATGCCGAATATGTTATAGTAGTGGTGAATGAATAAATTGGTAGTGTACCATACTGTCATGGATCGTACACCATCACCCTAGCTTAGCTGCAAATCACATGTCATTTTTGTTGTAAATATCCTTGACCAAAATGGACTTATTGTCATCTAGTTTGTACCATGCATTATCCATTTACTTTGTGCCTGTGATGCATGCAGTTACACTGGCCATAGCTAGCTGTGAAACTGATTTTGATTATTTTGCACCTTTCTTTTATGAATTACTCCCTCCTTTTGAAAATATACAAGTCGTAAGGCTGTCTGAAGCAAAATTTCTTGTACAGTATCTTGGTAATAGTTGCAAAATTATAACCATATGAAAGTGTTTCTGAATACAAATTCACATTTTTTGCGAAGTAACTTGCGTATAATTGGATGTTGTTGGTCAAATCATGTTCTGGATATGTACATGGAAATTAATCATTAATTATTTCTCTTATATATTGACAATTTAGTATAGCAATGGATGTTGCAATTTTCTTACACATCGATGGTGTTTCCCCCCATTTGAAGAACTGTATTATGCAAGTGCCCTGAAATTTAGCTAGTGCCTTTTGTATGAGCACTGATCTTTCTGGGCAATTTATTCATATTTTTATAATTTGCATAACAGGAAGCTGGCAATGTTCCCTATGTTGTTGAAAATGGCTGTGGGAAGTTCTCAAAATCGCCAGAACACATCGCAAAGATTGTTGCCGACTGGTTCGGCCCCAGGTCAGACGAGCTCCAAATAATGTCTCAAAATGCCCTGAAACTAGCTCGCCCAGACGCGGTGTTGAAAATTGTTCATGATCTACATGAGCTAGTCAGGCAAAAGTCGTTTGTACCAGAATAtgcatgtgcaacataagctcctATCTTGTCTTTTGAATTTAGTTAGTTTTGTTATTTTTTGTGCGGCATTAGTCATAGTTATTTGTGAGGATTCAAACTATCAATTGATTTGCAAATGTCATCATTAAAGGAAAATGGAACTCGAAAAGAATTGTGAACCATTTTGTGCTTATTGTTATTTTATCTTGGCGGGACTATTTCTTACCGTTTAACATGGCAAACCTTAATGCCTTTATGGCTTGACTTAGCCTAATGTGCTGTGCTGTTTGTTTAAGAAAAATGTACGTTCGATCGGTGGAGCGGGTCATCTCCCGTTGATGTGTGATTTGGTTGGATGGCACTTGTTGTTGGGTTCGACATGTGGTCCATGAGGGTGGACTATGCCTTGTGTGTTTCAGTCTTTCGAAGTGGGCTTGACCCTCGTTGTTCTGGTTTTTGCCCGATTTTTCGTAATTAACTGGGTAATCTCTTCTGCTTAATTAATGGATGGGACAATCTTTGCCTCTGTTTcaaaaaaagaagaagttctGTGCTGTATGATCTGATGTTTGATGAGGCTGCTAAGTCTAATgcaaagtactccctctgtccggaaTAGATACACCTGTTTGAGCGTCATCTAATTTTGGACGGATGAAGTATGTGGCTGCCATGGCTTAAAAGAAGAAGATTGAAATACGAAATACCTCTGAAGATAACAGGAGCCATGTTGCATCCAATGTGTCATGTGTTGGCGAGAAGTAAACATGGATGTTCGCCGGCACCTATGAACCAACCAACCAAAGGATCTTTGCAACTCCTTTTCCCCGGACGTGACGAGCATCATCAGGAACTGAAGGAGGAGCCTCTTCAGTTCCGAGAATAATAAGCAGGTCAAGTCAAACCTGCAGCCTCTGCCCGCACCCCATTGGACTCGACCGGCACTCCAAACCTCCCGCCCTCTCTAAATTACTATGCTTGGACAGAACAAGTTGCAGGCAAGCGCTGAAGAATCCCAGGCCGGAGGAGAGGATATGGTAAGTATTTGGCACGTATCCGCAGACGGGCGCCGTGACCACAGCTGTTCCTTGGTCGCTTGTGCTGTCGTCGGCATGTACCCAAAGGGAGGCAGGGCGGCTCCAGCATGTGTGTCGGGTGGGTTACACCGTCAGGCCAGGTGAGCTTTGTACGTACTTAAATACTGTGTCGTGTTAATTTCTAGCCCTGTGGCCTCTTTGTGGGGGCGGGGGGCAGGCCTCATACGACCACCTCACAAATACACGGTGGTCCGAGCGTCATCAGCATGTTTTTCCCGACTGGGTGAATCCACCGTGGATGTCACCACCATGAATGCCCGTTGGCCAGCACACGACGTTCTAAAATACTAGTACTCCCCCCATAACAAAATACCAAAGAAACGTCTTACTACATTGCGGTATAACTACTTTCAAACTTCTCTTAGTTAACCTGTAATAACACTACTGTGCCACTGtaccaatttaacttgatgaggcGAGAGGTGTAAGCAGTACTGTAGCAATCTATTTGACTACTTGCCATGAAGACtattaaattaaattaaattaaattaaaaaGACGGTGGTACTAGTACTATATTAGTGCAAGTGCTTTGTTCCATTAAGTGCTACTGCTGACCCATGTGGCAAGGACTGTGGTACTACTTGACTTGGTATGAGCACAGTGCAGACGGGAACggacagagagagggaggggtgAGAAGGAAGAACAGCACGCACGAAACGGCGTTTTGTTTGCTAAACTAAAGCCAATCTGAatcgcaagtcgtcgaggagttTTGCCCACCCCGTAACCTTAACCACGATGCAAAAACCAAGTTTAAATTACAACTTACAGCCACACAAACGCACCTGCTTTCTACTCCTAGCATAAAAAGAGATTATCCACGGCGACACCAGCGCTTGGTTTAAAGGCAGaatttgtttgtgttgttgcagTATATTTTATGCATCCTGCACAGACAATGGCGTGCACAGTGTATATTCTCTGAATGATGTTTCCTGCCTGCATGCAGGCGCCTTTATTTGCCTGATCGCTACAGAATAGGCACGCCCTGATTAATCTGAGATCTATCATTCCTCATCTACATGAAAAAATGTTCCATCACTGCATCCGTCACGTGATCTCGCAGCTCTGATTTTCTTGCCGGCAATGAAGCACAGAGTGACAGGATTAGCTTGACAATTCCACAATCATCTCCCCCTTTCAGCACCAGGGCACACTAAAACAAAAACCCAGCAGCTCCAAAGCACAAAGAaatgaaataagaagaagaagaagaagaaacaacctAGAGCAACTAGTACTACAAACGCTTGTACGTACATTTGCCAATCACTAAATACCGTATTGCCAATTGCCAATCACCAGTGGTGATCGATCGATCGGTCCCAAAACAAATCCCCAACTATAGGATATTCACACGCACACGCAGAGCTCCGTGGTCAAATCAAATGTAATCACAAGTCTCTTGCGCGAAGCCGATCTGAGACCCGACGGTGTCGAAAATCACCCTCAGGTTCTTCTGCTGGTAGTTGCCGATGATGGGGGTGTCGTACTCGGACTTGAGGGAGGCGAGAGCCAGGCACACCTGCGAGGCGTCGCCGGTGACCACGTAGAGCACGCCCTTGGAGTCCACCTCCACCTCCGCGCCGCCGTCGAACACCAGCTTCAGGCTCGGCACCTGCACCTCCCTCAGCCCCGTCAGGTCAAAGCAGGTGTCCAGGATGGAGAAGGGCGCCGCCTGCGGGTACTCCGCCAGCTGGCTCACGAACTCGGCCCGCACCGCCGCGTACACGGACGGCACCAGGCTCGTGATGATCGTGCCGGAGTCGACGATGGccttgccgccgccgccggccgagaACCCCGGGGACTGCACGTCCTCGCCGCCGACGGTGATCCCCGTCAGGTTGGCCAGGTAGAAGGGCCCCTGCAGCGGGTCGGAGACCATCGCGGTGTACACGATCGGGGTGGAGTTCCGGTACACCGAGGCGTCGTCGCCGAGGACGAGGGAGCCCGACGAGCCGGACTCCTTGGGCGGCAGGCAGTAGGAGAACACGCCGCCGAACTGGTCCATGGTTTGGGATATTAGGGAGAGCTGGCTCCGGCCGAGCCCCATGAGGCCGGACGTGCCGCCGAACGGGCCCTGGTTGCTGGTGCCGCAGCCGAACACGAAGCCCTGGATGTCCTCGCCGGCCAGGCTCAGCCTGTCGTGCGCCAGCACGCCGCGGGAGTAGGAGCCGTCGCGGTAGCTGAGGGTGTAGCTGCAGGCCGCCGGCTGGTCGTCGCACGCCTGGCCGGACATCCCGGTGGCCACCCGCAGCGCGTCGCAGGAGGAGGAGTTGCAGGGCACGGCGGCGTAGGACGGCGACGAGGAGGGGTCGAAGAGGGGCTCCTGCTGGTCGTGGCAGGCGTCGCACGGCTCGCACTGCACCCAGGTGAGCTCGctggccgtgtccacgatcaccgtcgcctcgccgccgccgatGCCCACGGTGGCCACGTAGTTGAGCGTCCGCAGCCTGGCGCCGGAGGTGACGGGGACCTGCGCCAGCTTGGACGCCGACGCCGCGTCCGACGACCTGATGAGCCCGTAGCTGCCGATGCGCCGCTGCAGCGACGAGACCCTGGCGGCGTCGGAGGCCAGGACGGCGTGGGCCTCCTCCGCCCTGCTCTTGCCGCCTGAGCTAAAGCTGGCGTGGTGCCGCAGCTCCAGGACCGTGGCGCCGCTCTCCGCCCCTGACGAACCATGGCATCACGAGACAGTGAGGAAAAAAAAAAGGATGGATGAGCTCAGAATTATGTATGTGGCTGGTCAGCACTGCCCGTGCCGCATTCAGGTAACTTTGCCGTTCTAGTCATTGTTCATGCGGCTCTCCCGCGCGAGCAAAAGTACTTGGGACGTGCTACTTAT
This region includes:
- the LOC123397973 gene encoding aspartyl protease family protein At5g10770-like; protein product: MAARGGARAVAPAALLLLLLLASGGGGGVHCLRSRAESGATVLELRHHASFSSGGKSRAEEAHAVLASDAARVSSLQRRIGSYGLIRSSDAASASKLAQVPVTSGARLRTLNYVATVGIGGGEATVIVDTASELTWVQCEPCDACHDQQEPLFDPSSSPSYAAVPCNSSSCDALRVATGMSGQACDDQPAACSYTLSYRDGSYSRGVLAHDRLSLAGEDIQGFVFGCGTSNQGPFGGTSGLMGLGRSQLSLISQTMDQFGGVFSYCLPPKESGSSGSLVLGDDASVYRNSTPIVYTAMVSDPLQGPFYLANLTGITVGGEDVQSPGFSAGGGGKAIVDSGTIITSLVPSVYAAVRAEFVSQLAEYPQAAPFSILDTCFDLTGLREVQVPSLKLVFDGGAEVEVDSKGVLYVVTGDASQVCLALASLKSEYDTPIIGNYQQKNLRVIFDTVGSQIGFAQETCDYI